The following coding sequences are from one Trichoplusia ni isolate ovarian cell line Hi5 chromosome 15, tn1, whole genome shotgun sequence window:
- the LOC113500998 gene encoding polycomb protein Asx has translation MELDVSPTGKIDNDMEYSDNSTDSKYTPCKSDQYSIIRIPEDGEKSSKHSSRKQSKRRKKNSNHQRPLPRIIVKPLPPPPPPENREWTAATSYTESNSNTSRPSTMREVLASIPGFCLKPRKRSGKKLSTAAQLQQTREGCIDLETPDSILVNTNIRALLNKHTFSLLPPLYQYKLGQLLPSVDRLSPSGRLNSSSLNNEFFARACIQWQDSLAGGEFTPENQQKMKTEAEKEKSKIDPWKLKHFEPIWGEKSRKDKSSLSINSDRPSLKTTIKLRPTASITSSSTVPKIKKSKSSSTSKRMRSVGAVTRSSAKADEVVEEAVTVCSKQSAPVPDLLPLKHTKSSSHPNYEEYPVDFSFSDSSSTQRMDDSLSTTPVDPLLLPDLESERNEVKQELDLTVVTIEESSTPKDCEEERADSELVHESAKRPSNENSDYSAMAKRIKYEEDFEVHNANFLVHNTDTANNYSDVETNYTSEQVCPNDELLYSGQDHVDTNSEDSKATASVYEYDERSESSVSSLKIDMNVNNMTIRDSAGPSESLPYDNAVTEIVDSPENDKEIIQNTIPHETQDEFIPEQYQEMNQESIKDADAESPDDLKQVIVESDVCQSYNQEIDCQVSQPVEQDHRKNDVITSPVKCEKESPSPNMTQNYYDEHFKDAESFILETSLSILTSQSEDVKYSSHPNLMELSSYMSETNVTAVVTMPLTQNSSIPMMEVTNTSIVSYPDDNMKDAAKPKASAVSWKNDRDWTNNENIMTLHPFSNINTDSAKYISEDSKTSMEDINMNDENCMYKEDRDANFNMESSNSSESCQSIKDLSVKQEIEAATSLVSSTAVTNPPVNSTTMTQGMRPLGKKSKLGKESNRSRSSNKVPPGTVNLERSYQICQAAIQNSPNREALRGQLRPPPALLTRPPRAVRPPPPVLVRQLPVAVMPHNEMNENRSNNVGQYILVQRTPNVAPRASSAPPANQNTNVSVARCRSVGADEACVCNLRAMILCKKCGAFCHDDCIGSAELCLTCLIR, from the exons ATGGAATTAGACGTATCGCCTACGGGCAAAATAGACAACGATATGGAATATTCCGATAATTCTACAGATAGTAAATACACGCCATGTAAAAGCGATCAGTACTCAATCATACGCATTCCCGAAGATGGTGAAAAGTCAAGTAAGCACTCCTCAAGAAAACAATCAAAGAGAAGAAAGAAGAACTCGAATCATCAGCGACCTTTACCTAGGATAATAGTAAAACCTTTGCCTCCACCGCCCCCTCCCGAGAATAGAGAATGGACAGCAGCTACATCCTACACTGAATCAAATTCTAACACCAGTAGACCATCTACTATGCGAGAAGTATTGGCCAGCATTCCAGGGTTCTGTTTGAAACCTAGGAAACGCAGTGGTAAAAAATTATCAACAGCTGCACAATTGCAACAAACAAGAGAAGGTTGCATTGACCTAGAGACACCTGATTcaatattagtaaatacaaatattagggcattattaaataaacatacattttcacTTCTTCCACCACTATATCAATACAAACTGGGGCAGCTACTTCCTAGTGTGGATAGACTAAGTCCATCAGGTCGTTTAAATTCATCTAGTCTGAACAATGAATTTTTCGCCCGTGCTTGCATACAATGGCAAGATAGCCTAGCTGGTGGTGAATTTACGCCAGAAAACCAGCAAAAAATGAAGACTGaagctgaaaaagaaaaaagcaaaatagaCCCATGgaagttaaaacattttgaaccTATTTGGGGAGAAAAGTCAAGAAAAGATAAATCTTCATTAAGTATAAATTCAGATAGACCTTCACTTAAGACCACTATAAAACTGAGGCCCACAGCTTCTATAACAAGTAGTAGTACtgttccaaaaattaaaaagagtaaATCTTCGAGTACTAGTAAAAGAATGAGATCAGTTGGTGCTGTCACACGATCTTCCGCGAAAGCTGATGAAGTTGTTGAAGAGGCTGTAACAGTATGCTCTAAGCAGTCAGCACCAGTGCCAGATTTATTGCCTTTGAAACATACAAAAAGTAGCAGCCATCCTAACTATGAAGAATATCCTGTGGACTTTAGCTTCTCTGATTCATCATCTACACAAAGGATGGATGACTCATTGTCTACAACACCTGTTGATCCCCTTCTGCTACCAGATTTGGAATCTGAAAGGAATGAGGTAAAGCAAGAGCTAGACCTTACTGTTGTAACCATAGAGGAGTCTAGTACCCCAAAAGATTGTGAAGAAGAAAGGGCAGACTCTGAACTGGTACATGAATCAGCTAAAAGACCAAGTAATGAAAATTCCGACTATAGTGCAATGGCAAAGCGAATTAAGTATGAGGAAGATTTTGAAGTACATAATGCAAACTTTTTAGTACATAATACTGATACAGCAAATAATTATTCAGATGTCGAAACTAATTATACTAGTGAACAAGTATGTCCTAATGATGAACTTCTTTATTCTGGTCAAGATCATGTTGACACAAATAGTGAGGACAGTAAAGCCACAGCATCAGTATATGAGTATGATGAAAGAAGTGAATCCTCAGTATCAAGTTTAAAGATTGATATGAATGTTAATAACATGACTATCAGAGACTCTGCTGGTCCATCAGAGTCATTACCATATGATAATGCTGTTACAGAAATAGTGGATAGTCCTGAAAACGACaaagaaattattcaaaatacaatacCACATGAAACTCAGGATGAATTCATACCAGAGCAATATCAAGAAATGAATCAGGAGTCTATTAAAGATGCTGATGCAGAATCACCAGATGACCTCAAGCAAGTAATTGTTGAGTCAGATGTATGTCAGAGCTATAATCAGGAAATTGATTGTCAAGTGTCACAGCCTGTAGAACAGGATCACAGAAAAAACGATGTTATTACCAGTCcagtaaaatgtgaaaaagaaagCCCATCTCCGAACATGACTCAAAATTATTATGATGAGCACTTTAAAGATGctgaatcatttattttagaaacaagTCTCTCAATATTAACTTCTC AAAGTGAGGATGTTAAATATTCTTCACATCCTAACTTGATGGAGTTGTCGTCTTATATGAGTGAAACAA ACGTTACTGCTGTTGTCACTATGCCTTTAACTCAAAATTCCTCAATACCAATGATGGAAGTCACTAATACATCT ATTGTGTCTTATCCTGATGATAATATGAAGGATGCAGCTAAACCCAAAGCATCAGCAGTTTCATGGAAAAATGACCGCGACTGGACTAATAACGAGAATATCATGACATTACACCCATTTTCAAATATCAATACAGACAGTGCTAAATACATAAGTGAAGATTCTAAGACAAGTATGGAGGATATTAATATGAATGATGAAAACTGCATGTATAAAGAGGATAGAGATGCTAATTTTAATATGGAGTCATCTAACTCATCTGAGAGTTGTCAGTCGATAAAAGATTTGTCAGTAAAGCAGGAAATAGAGGCAGCTACAAGTTTAGTATCTAGCACTGCTGTTACCAATCCACCGGTCAATTCTACAACCATGACGCAGGGTATGAGGCCCCTTGGGAAGAAATCTAAGTTGGGGAAGGAGTCAAACAG GAGTAGAAGTTCAAACAAGGTACCACCGGGCACAGTGAACTTGGAGCGCAGCTATCAGATATGCCAAGCGGCGATACAGAACAGTCCCAACCGCGAAGCTCTGCGGGGCCAGCTgcggccgccgcccgcgctgctAACGCGGCCGCCCAGAGCTgtgcgcccgccgccgcccgtaCTCGTCAGGCAGCTGCCCGTCGCTGTCATGCCGCATAACGAG ATGAATGAAAATCGGTCTAACAATGTAGGCCAATACATTCTAGTGCAGAGGACTCCTAACGTGGCACCGCGGGCGTCTAGTGCCCCTCCTGCAAACCAGAATACTAATGTG AGCGTGGCCCGCTGCCGCAGCGTGGGCGCGGACGAGGCCTGCGTGTGCAACCTGCGCGCCATGATTCTGTGCAAGAAGTGCGGCGCCTTCTGTCACGACGACTGCATCGGCTCGGCCGAGCTCTGCCTCACCTGCCTCATACGCTGA
- the LOC113500999 gene encoding ATP-dependent RNA helicase dbp2-like isoform X2, which translates to MGRGRDRSRDRRRSRSRSRSRSRSRSPRYGLGSGGGGGGGGGYGGGGRRSNPGASLRKPKWDLSRLKPFKKDFYVPHPDVENRSESEVEAWRSDNEITLKGRNIPKPTMTFDEAGFPDYVMDEIDKMGFSKPTPIQAQGWPIALSGHDMVGIASTGSGKTLSYILPAIVHINNQPKSSRGDGPIALVLAPTRELAQQIQEVCDKFANTSKIHNTCLFGGAPKGPQARDLDAGVEIVIATPGRLLDFLESGRTNLKRTTYLVLDEADRMLDMGFEPQIRKIIEQIRPDRQTLMWSATWPREVQSLAAEFLKDYLQINVGSLQLAANHNILQIIDVCMEYEKETKLSTLLKEIMAEKENKTIIFIETKRRVDDITRKMKRDGWPAVCIHGDKSQNERDWVLQDFRSGKAPILVATDVAARGLDVDDVKFVINFDYPSNSEDYVHRIGRTGRTNKTGTAYTFFTPSNAAKAADLVAVLKEAKQVVNPKLQELSERGGGGGRRHRGRGGRYRRGRRSRSRSRSRRRRSRTRSRSRDRRRRRHSSSRSSRSRSSRSSRSHSRSRSRSRSRSRSGKCSPLKTTTDSGQQQAPQALLPTPKPLLPTPIGPQLPANAAKGPATPPTENNMNMTQTDRNVMLNNPPNGNANYLHPPNQIPPLMALNPQMTMCGPPPMNGPGFPMPPFFPTDQYGLMMPNFPTAMLPPGNWAAPPPPPPPPPPSESSANGSLEQRGPGQSGHESDSRKRGARSGGLGGSSYTPAAGGLGSGSGGLGAGGGLGSASAGLSNSSAHAAGGGLGSGGGLGSSGGLGSSGGLGSDGPSGSRSRGRDRRRRGRGRDHDDFDSENPGSGGLGSAGLGAPDGGGLGQQPGSGYNSGGLGVPHGSLLPRMLPPQNGVDGVGPQGANFTAFGSYGSKNIKQNSIIQGNESSESYNDGSSRMEFYGPQNMGPGRPYGLGMDQPGFNGAQANGSVGYNNDRQRNRRR; encoded by the exons atgGGGAGAGGAAG AGATCGTAGTCGTGATAGGCGTCGCAGTCGTAGTAGGAGCAGGAGTAGGAGTCGCAGTCGCAGCCCTCGATATGGTCTTGGATCTGGAGGAGGTGGTGGCGGCGGAGGCGGTTATGGTGGCGGTGGCCGGCGAAGTAATCCCGGGGCCAGCTTGCGTAAACCCAAGTGGGACCTGAGTAGACTGAAACCGTTCAAGAAAGACTTTTATGTACCTCATCCAGATGTGGAGAATAGATCTGAATCTGAAGTAGAGGCTTGGAGGAGCGACAATGAAATTACACTGAAAGGGCGAAACATACCCAAGCCAACTATGACTTTTGACGAAGCAGGTTTTCCTGATTATGTTATGGATGAGATTGATAAAATGGGTTTTTCCAAACCAACACCCATACAAGCTCAAGGTTGGCCTATTGCATTGAGTGGGCATGATATGGTGGGGATTGCATCCACAGGCTCAGGAAAAACCTTGTCTTATATTTTGCCTGCAATTGTACACATTAACAATCAGCCAAAGTCTAGCAGAGGTGATGGCCCTATTGCTCTAGTATTGGCACCTACTAGAGAATTAGCACAACAAATCCAAGAAGTCTGTGATAAGTTTGCAAACACATCTAAAATACACAATACGTGTTTGTTTGGTGGGGCGCCCAAAGGCCCTCAAGCTAGAGACTTGGATGCTGGGGTTGAAATTGTTATTGCAACACCAGGTCGCCTTTTAGATTTTCTGGAAAGTGGAAGAACAAACTTAAAAAGAACCACATATTTAGTATTAGATGAAGCTGACAGGATGTTGGATATGGGTTTCGAACCTCAAATCAGAAAGATTATTGAACAAATTCGTCCCGATCGTCAAACACTTATGTGGTCTGCAACATGGCCGAGGGAAGTTCAAAGCTTAGCAGCAGAATTCTTAAAGGATTACCTACAAATCAATGTTGGCTCGTTACAACTGGCTGCCAACCACAATATCTTGCAAATAATTGATGTCTGCATGGAGtatgaaaaagaaactaaacTGAGCACACTTCTTAAAGAAATCATGGCTgagaaggaaaataaaacaatcatttttattgaaactaaacGTAGAGTTGATGATATAACAAGAAAAATGAAAAGAGATgg ATGGCCTGCTGTATGTATTCATGGAGATAAGTCACAAAATGAACGTGACTGGGTCTTGCAAG ATTTTCGAAGTGGAAAAGCTCCTATTCTTGTTGCTACGGATGTTGCTGCCAGAGGTTTAG atgTGGATGATGTCAAATTCGTAATTAATTTCGACTACCCAAGCAATTCAGAAGATTACGTCCATAGAATTGGAAGAACTGGACGAACGAATAAAACTGGGACAGCATATACGTTTTTTACACCGTCAAATGCAGCAAAGGCGGCAGATCTTGTTGCCGTGTTGAAAGAAGCTAAACAAGTTGTCAATCCAAAATTACAAGAGTTATCTGAACGAGGTGGAGGTGGCGGAAGac GGCACCGAGGCCGCGGTGGAAGATATCGTCGTGGACGGCGTTCTCGCTCCAGGTCGCGGTctcgccgccgccgctcccGCACACGCTCGCGTTCGCGTGATCGTCGCCGCAGGCGCCACAGCTCGTCTAGATCTTCGCGAAGCCGGTCGTCGAGGTCGTCAAGAAGCCACTCGCGCTCCCGTTCCCGTTCTCGCAGCCGATCTCGCTCAGGCAAGTGCAGCCCCCTGAAGACTACTACGGATTCGGGCCAACAACAGGCGCCCCAAGCTCTTCTTCCCACGCCAAAACCCCTTTTGCCAACTCCCATTGGTCCCCAGCTTCCTGCCAACGCCGCTAAAGGTCCTGCCACACCCCCtactgaaaataatatgaatatgacGCAAACTGATAGAAATGTCATGCTCAATAATCCTCCAAATGGTAATGCAAATTACCTACATCCACCTAATCAAATACCGCCTTTGATGGCTCTAAATCCTCAAATGACTATGTGTGGTCCTCCCCCAATGAACGGACCAGGTTTTCCCATGCCGCCTTTTTTTCCTACCGATCAGTACGGTCTTATGATGCCAAATTTCCCCACGGCGATGTTACCACCAGGAAACTGGGCAGCGCCGCCCCCTCCCCCGCCTCCTCCTCCGCCATCCGAGTCCTCTGCTAATGGGAGTCTCGAGCAAAGGGGCCCTGGACAAAGTGGCCACGAGTCAGATTCCAGAAAACGCGGGGCTCGCTCAGGCGGGCTCGGTGGCTCGAGCTATACGCCTGCTGCGGGCGGGCTCGGCTCCGGCAGCGGCGGGCTAGGGGCAGGCGGCGGGCTCGGCTCCGCTTCCGCTGGGCTCAGCAACAGCTCTGCTCATGCCGCCGGCGGCGGGCTCGGGTCCGGCGGCGGGCTTGGCTCGTCCGGCGGACTCGGTTCTTCAGGAGGTCTCGGCTCGGATGGTCCTTCTGGATCGCGGTCACGAGGCCGTGACAGGCGGCGCCGCGGCAGAGGACGCGATCACGACGACTTTGACTCGGAAAATCCGGGCTCAGGAGGTCTCGGCTCGGCAGGACTCGGTGCCCCCGACGGGGGCGGCCTGGGCCAGCAGCCCGGCTCCGGCTACAACTCTGGCGGTCTCGGCGTACCTCACGGGAGCCTGTTGCCGCGCATGCTCCCTCCACAGAATGGTGTCGATGGCGTTGGACCTCAGGGTGCTAATTTCACTGCGTTTGGGTCCTACggatctaaaaatattaaacagaatAGCATTATTCAAGGAAATGAAAGTAGTGAGAGTTACAATGATGGCAGTAGTCGAATGGAGTTTTATGGTCCACAAAATATGGGTCCCGGCCGACCTTACGGTCTGGGTATGGACCAGCCAGGTTTCAACGGTGCGCAGGCAAATGGCTCCGTGGGGTACAATAATGACCGCCAGAGAAATCGCCGGCGATGA
- the LOC113500999 gene encoding ATP-dependent RNA helicase DBP2-like isoform X1, translating into MGRGRDRSRDRRRSRSRSRSRSRSRSPRYGLGSGGGGGGGGGYGGGGRRSNPGASLRKPKWDLSRLKPFKKDFYVPHPDVENRSESEVEAWRSDNEITLKGRNIPKPTMTFDEAGFPDYVMDEIDKMGFSKPTPIQAQGWPIALSGHDMVGIASTGSGKTLSYILPAIVHINNQPKSSRGDGPIALVLAPTRELAQQIQEVCDKFANTSKIHNTCLFGGAPKGPQARDLDAGVEIVIATPGRLLDFLESGRTNLKRTTYLVLDEADRMLDMGFEPQIRKIIEQIRPDRQTLMWSATWPREVQSLAAEFLKDYLQINVGSLQLAANHNILQIIDVCMEYEKETKLSTLLKEIMAEKENKTIIFIETKRRVDDITRKMKRDGWPAVCIHGDKSQNERDWVLQDFRSGKAPILVATDVAARGLDVDDVKFVINFDYPSNSEDYVHRIGRTGRTNKTGTAYTFFTPSNAAKAADLVAVLKEAKQVVNPKLQELSERGGGGGRPGHRGRGGRYRRGRRSRSRSRSRRRRSRTRSRSRDRRRRRHSSSRSSRSRSSRSSRSHSRSRSRSRSRSRSGKCSPLKTTTDSGQQQAPQALLPTPKPLLPTPIGPQLPANAAKGPATPPTENNMNMTQTDRNVMLNNPPNGNANYLHPPNQIPPLMALNPQMTMCGPPPMNGPGFPMPPFFPTDQYGLMMPNFPTAMLPPGNWAAPPPPPPPPPPSESSANGSLEQRGPGQSGHESDSRKRGARSGGLGGSSYTPAAGGLGSGSGGLGAGGGLGSASAGLSNSSAHAAGGGLGSGGGLGSSGGLGSSGGLGSDGPSGSRSRGRDRRRRGRGRDHDDFDSENPGSGGLGSAGLGAPDGGGLGQQPGSGYNSGGLGVPHGSLLPRMLPPQNGVDGVGPQGANFTAFGSYGSKNIKQNSIIQGNESSESYNDGSSRMEFYGPQNMGPGRPYGLGMDQPGFNGAQANGSVGYNNDRQRNRRR; encoded by the exons atgGGGAGAGGAAG AGATCGTAGTCGTGATAGGCGTCGCAGTCGTAGTAGGAGCAGGAGTAGGAGTCGCAGTCGCAGCCCTCGATATGGTCTTGGATCTGGAGGAGGTGGTGGCGGCGGAGGCGGTTATGGTGGCGGTGGCCGGCGAAGTAATCCCGGGGCCAGCTTGCGTAAACCCAAGTGGGACCTGAGTAGACTGAAACCGTTCAAGAAAGACTTTTATGTACCTCATCCAGATGTGGAGAATAGATCTGAATCTGAAGTAGAGGCTTGGAGGAGCGACAATGAAATTACACTGAAAGGGCGAAACATACCCAAGCCAACTATGACTTTTGACGAAGCAGGTTTTCCTGATTATGTTATGGATGAGATTGATAAAATGGGTTTTTCCAAACCAACACCCATACAAGCTCAAGGTTGGCCTATTGCATTGAGTGGGCATGATATGGTGGGGATTGCATCCACAGGCTCAGGAAAAACCTTGTCTTATATTTTGCCTGCAATTGTACACATTAACAATCAGCCAAAGTCTAGCAGAGGTGATGGCCCTATTGCTCTAGTATTGGCACCTACTAGAGAATTAGCACAACAAATCCAAGAAGTCTGTGATAAGTTTGCAAACACATCTAAAATACACAATACGTGTTTGTTTGGTGGGGCGCCCAAAGGCCCTCAAGCTAGAGACTTGGATGCTGGGGTTGAAATTGTTATTGCAACACCAGGTCGCCTTTTAGATTTTCTGGAAAGTGGAAGAACAAACTTAAAAAGAACCACATATTTAGTATTAGATGAAGCTGACAGGATGTTGGATATGGGTTTCGAACCTCAAATCAGAAAGATTATTGAACAAATTCGTCCCGATCGTCAAACACTTATGTGGTCTGCAACATGGCCGAGGGAAGTTCAAAGCTTAGCAGCAGAATTCTTAAAGGATTACCTACAAATCAATGTTGGCTCGTTACAACTGGCTGCCAACCACAATATCTTGCAAATAATTGATGTCTGCATGGAGtatgaaaaagaaactaaacTGAGCACACTTCTTAAAGAAATCATGGCTgagaaggaaaataaaacaatcatttttattgaaactaaacGTAGAGTTGATGATATAACAAGAAAAATGAAAAGAGATgg ATGGCCTGCTGTATGTATTCATGGAGATAAGTCACAAAATGAACGTGACTGGGTCTTGCAAG ATTTTCGAAGTGGAAAAGCTCCTATTCTTGTTGCTACGGATGTTGCTGCCAGAGGTTTAG atgTGGATGATGTCAAATTCGTAATTAATTTCGACTACCCAAGCAATTCAGAAGATTACGTCCATAGAATTGGAAGAACTGGACGAACGAATAAAACTGGGACAGCATATACGTTTTTTACACCGTCAAATGCAGCAAAGGCGGCAGATCTTGTTGCCGTGTTGAAAGAAGCTAAACAAGTTGTCAATCCAAAATTACAAGAGTTATCTGAACGAGGTGGAGGTGGCGGAAGac cAGGGCACCGAGGCCGCGGTGGAAGATATCGTCGTGGACGGCGTTCTCGCTCCAGGTCGCGGTctcgccgccgccgctcccGCACACGCTCGCGTTCGCGTGATCGTCGCCGCAGGCGCCACAGCTCGTCTAGATCTTCGCGAAGCCGGTCGTCGAGGTCGTCAAGAAGCCACTCGCGCTCCCGTTCCCGTTCTCGCAGCCGATCTCGCTCAGGCAAGTGCAGCCCCCTGAAGACTACTACGGATTCGGGCCAACAACAGGCGCCCCAAGCTCTTCTTCCCACGCCAAAACCCCTTTTGCCAACTCCCATTGGTCCCCAGCTTCCTGCCAACGCCGCTAAAGGTCCTGCCACACCCCCtactgaaaataatatgaatatgacGCAAACTGATAGAAATGTCATGCTCAATAATCCTCCAAATGGTAATGCAAATTACCTACATCCACCTAATCAAATACCGCCTTTGATGGCTCTAAATCCTCAAATGACTATGTGTGGTCCTCCCCCAATGAACGGACCAGGTTTTCCCATGCCGCCTTTTTTTCCTACCGATCAGTACGGTCTTATGATGCCAAATTTCCCCACGGCGATGTTACCACCAGGAAACTGGGCAGCGCCGCCCCCTCCCCCGCCTCCTCCTCCGCCATCCGAGTCCTCTGCTAATGGGAGTCTCGAGCAAAGGGGCCCTGGACAAAGTGGCCACGAGTCAGATTCCAGAAAACGCGGGGCTCGCTCAGGCGGGCTCGGTGGCTCGAGCTATACGCCTGCTGCGGGCGGGCTCGGCTCCGGCAGCGGCGGGCTAGGGGCAGGCGGCGGGCTCGGCTCCGCTTCCGCTGGGCTCAGCAACAGCTCTGCTCATGCCGCCGGCGGCGGGCTCGGGTCCGGCGGCGGGCTTGGCTCGTCCGGCGGACTCGGTTCTTCAGGAGGTCTCGGCTCGGATGGTCCTTCTGGATCGCGGTCACGAGGCCGTGACAGGCGGCGCCGCGGCAGAGGACGCGATCACGACGACTTTGACTCGGAAAATCCGGGCTCAGGAGGTCTCGGCTCGGCAGGACTCGGTGCCCCCGACGGGGGCGGCCTGGGCCAGCAGCCCGGCTCCGGCTACAACTCTGGCGGTCTCGGCGTACCTCACGGGAGCCTGTTGCCGCGCATGCTCCCTCCACAGAATGGTGTCGATGGCGTTGGACCTCAGGGTGCTAATTTCACTGCGTTTGGGTCCTACggatctaaaaatattaaacagaatAGCATTATTCAAGGAAATGAAAGTAGTGAGAGTTACAATGATGGCAGTAGTCGAATGGAGTTTTATGGTCCACAAAATATGGGTCCCGGCCGACCTTACGGTCTGGGTATGGACCAGCCAGGTTTCAACGGTGCGCAGGCAAATGGCTCCGTGGGGTACAATAATGACCGCCAGAGAAATCGCCGGCGATGA